A genomic region of Capra hircus breed San Clemente chromosome 21, ASM170441v1, whole genome shotgun sequence contains the following coding sequences:
- the TEX22 gene encoding testis-expressed sequence 22 protein, which translates to MDSRECSLKALSRKKAESQPSQEKGQPSGPASPAMAWGPPGAQSSSQQEQTQDWVCEPQDSWRRSRRRWSVSIDERRRRAVLGRSEKPGVAGAPPSCRDLAQIVAQLVSEDVDKDVLFPHPPRSSESANAFQAFLVRSKPFWHNVALEAPASRSPPS; encoded by the exons ATGGACAGCAGGGAGTGCTCGCTTAAAGCGCTCTCGAGGAAGAAGGCAGAGTCGCAGCCTTCCCAGGAGAAGGGGCAGCCCTCGGGGCCAGCAAGTCCAGCGATGGCCTGGGGCCCACCAGGTGCCCAAAGCAGCAGTCAGCAGGAGCAGACTCAGGACTGG GTGTGCGAGCCGCAGGACAGCTGGCGCCGGAGCCGCCGCCGCTGGAGCGTCAGCATAGATGAGCGCCGGAGGCGGGCTGTGCTGGGCCGCAGCGAGAAGCCGGGCGTCGCGGGGGCGCCCCCCTCCTGCAGG GACCTCGCGCAGATCGTGGCCCAGCTGGTGTCCGAGGACGTGGACAAGGACGTGCTCTTCCCCCACCCGCCGAGGTCCTCCGAGTCCGCCAACGCCTTCCAAGCCTTCCTGGTCCGGAGCAAGCCCTTCTGGCACAACGTGGCTCTGGAGGCCCCGGCCTCGAGGTCGCCGCCCTCCTAA